Proteins from one Desulfonema limicola genomic window:
- a CDS encoding efflux RND transporter permease subunit encodes MRPVVKYSIAQTVFINVIFVILTVAGLFSLFTIPVENMPNVDIGKVFIHTVWFGASADDVEQLVTAEIEDALDGLENVEYIRSDSYRNFSSVLVKFNDDTNYKYLYDELRFRTLNIKDQLPQGADEPDFLYIDTHEWLPVIVVNISGNLPQRSLKLMAEELKSELLAVPDVQSVNIEGEYVREFHVSINPEKLRKYGITFNQAAGAIQSANTKIPAGRFEKNLSEYMLDTGKRLSRQEEVLNIIVRKDGDGNFVRVRDLVTNARISHRDPSRIPSVNGDDTLRLRVLKETRGNAVNISETIKKIGREFEKSHEQEGIKVVFTNDSTLEINDSVKTLGGNLILGMSLVTILLWLTLGFRNAMLTAIGIPFAFLCSIIIMKLAGVSLNTISLFAFVLVTGIMVDDAVIIMENIFRHLQMGKSRKDAVIDGTSEVMLPVISSALTTILAFLPMLIMTGSTGEFFAQIPKTVTYALTASLLEALFILPIHILDWGPKGVAEKMVTEDEDPFHHLKSGIFAILWKVYHWILKHLLNHKILTLAGISFIFFICLAMLILSITGIMPLIKVKFFPGNYFRYHVTIVMPSGTTINTTDQVVRDLSRFIMSIGKNQAQSASGDTGFYEDIDYQRYSGNNFGQIVVTLPDDKDKDFPENPTNDPILHLEYIRKRLKDFVEEKYRSSPQKPVVKVFEESDGPPTGKPVNIRITAISMADAVRAADLILAYMQNEPELKDLTDIDDDRPDNQRAVKFVPRQASVFEYGLMPGDVTIMAAAALNGFQAGKFRTIDEEIDLMVRLARESDSANNSLAGLSEPADILDIPVIEHSTSPVMLRDLIDISYENEPNVRTRYKGRPSITIMADIKPGTQLSPARVQVLVNKYVKSNQDKLYGASVSFGGEFESTSRSYTSLTFAFFIALLGIYLVLSSQFNDYFQPFIIMSAVPFALIGVVMGLFFSQTTFTIGSFMAIVGLAGVAVNDSLLLLDFMNVRLRKGRSLRDAVIEACAARMRPVVITTITTMLGLMPMAVGIPQKSISWSPMATAFVAGLSSATLLALLIIPVEYEAFEKIKGFLRHKKK; translated from the coding sequence ATGAGACCTGTTGTTAAATATTCCATTGCACAAACTGTATTTATAAATGTCATATTTGTAATATTAACCGTTGCCGGGCTGTTCAGCCTTTTTACCATACCTGTTGAAAACATGCCAAACGTGGATATTGGCAAGGTTTTTATCCACACTGTCTGGTTTGGAGCTTCTGCTGATGATGTGGAACAGCTTGTAACTGCTGAGATTGAAGACGCTTTAGACGGCCTTGAAAATGTGGAATATATCCGTTCTGATTCTTACAGGAATTTTTCATCAGTTCTTGTAAAATTTAATGATGATACCAATTATAAATATCTTTATGATGAGCTTCGTTTCAGAACCCTTAATATAAAAGATCAACTGCCCCAGGGGGCTGATGAACCTGATTTTTTATACATAGATACCCATGAATGGCTTCCGGTAATTGTTGTAAACATAAGCGGAAACCTTCCTCAAAGAAGCCTGAAACTAATGGCAGAAGAATTAAAATCCGAACTGCTTGCTGTTCCTGATGTTCAAAGTGTTAATATTGAAGGCGAGTATGTAAGGGAATTTCATGTATCTATTAATCCTGAAAAACTCAGAAAATACGGCATTACCTTTAATCAGGCAGCAGGAGCCATTCAATCTGCCAATACCAAGATACCTGCTGGAAGATTTGAAAAAAATCTTTCCGAATATATGCTGGATACAGGCAAAAGGCTTTCAAGACAAGAGGAAGTTCTTAATATAATAGTAAGAAAAGACGGAGACGGCAATTTTGTAAGGGTAAGAGACCTGGTTACCAATGCCAGGATAAGCCACAGGGACCCTTCAAGAATTCCCTCTGTTAACGGAGACGACACACTGCGCCTAAGGGTTCTTAAAGAAACCAGGGGCAATGCTGTTAATATTTCGGAAACAATAAAAAAAATAGGCAGGGAGTTTGAGAAATCCCATGAACAAGAAGGAATAAAAGTAGTTTTTACAAATGATTCCACACTTGAAATAAATGATTCTGTTAAAACCCTGGGCGGCAATCTTATTCTTGGCATGAGCCTGGTAACAATTTTATTATGGCTGACCCTGGGATTTAGAAACGCCATGCTCACTGCCATAGGCATTCCTTTTGCTTTTCTTTGTTCTATAATTATTATGAAACTGGCTGGTGTATCCTTAAATACCATCAGCCTGTTTGCCTTTGTCCTGGTAACAGGTATTATGGTTGATGATGCTGTTATTATTATGGAAAATATATTCAGGCATCTTCAAATGGGTAAATCAAGAAAAGATGCAGTAATAGACGGCACATCAGAGGTCATGCTTCCTGTTATAAGTTCAGCACTTACCACCATACTGGCTTTTCTGCCCATGTTAATAATGACAGGCAGTACAGGTGAATTTTTTGCACAGATTCCTAAAACTGTTACTTATGCACTAACAGCCTCGCTTCTTGAAGCTCTTTTTATCCTTCCTATTCATATCCTGGACTGGGGTCCAAAAGGGGTTGCTGAAAAAATGGTTACAGAAGATGAAGACCCTTTTCATCATTTGAAATCAGGCATATTTGCCATATTATGGAAAGTATATCACTGGATATTAAAACATCTTTTAAATCATAAAATACTGACACTTGCAGGCATTTCATTTATTTTCTTCATATGCCTGGCAATGCTTATACTTTCAATTACAGGCATAATGCCCCTTATCAAGGTCAAGTTTTTCCCAGGTAATTATTTCAGGTATCATGTTACAATTGTCATGCCTTCAGGCACAACTATTAACACCACAGACCAGGTTGTGCGTGATTTGTCCAGGTTTATAATGTCTATAGGAAAAAATCAGGCCCAGTCTGCATCAGGTGATACAGGTTTTTATGAAGATATAGATTATCAGAGGTATTCAGGAAATAATTTTGGACAGATTGTAGTAACCCTTCCTGATGACAAGGATAAGGATTTTCCTGAAAACCCAACAAATGATCCAATTCTCCATCTGGAATATATCAGGAAGAGACTAAAAGATTTTGTCGAGGAAAAATACAGGTCAAGCCCTCAAAAACCCGTGGTAAAGGTTTTTGAAGAAAGCGACGGCCCTCCCACAGGAAAACCTGTCAATATAAGAATAACAGCTATTTCAATGGCTGATGCTGTCAGGGCTGCTGATCTTATACTGGCATATATGCAAAACGAGCCTGAATTAAAAGACCTTACAGATATTGATGATGACAGACCGGACAATCAACGGGCAGTAAAGTTTGTTCCCAGACAGGCATCTGTATTTGAATACGGTCTTATGCCGGGAGATGTTACAATAATGGCTGCAGCAGCTTTAAATGGATTTCAGGCAGGGAAATTCAGAACCATTGACGAAGAGATTGATCTTATGGTCAGGCTTGCAAGGGAATCAGATTCTGCAAATAATAGTCTTGCAGGATTATCAGAACCTGCGGATATATTAGATATTCCTGTTATTGAACACAGCACTTCCCCTGTAATGCTCAGGGACCTTATAGATATTTCATATGAGAATGAACCAAATGTCAGAACCAGGTACAAAGGCAGGCCTTCAATTACAATTATGGCAGATATTAAGCCTGGAACACAGCTTTCCCCGGCCAGGGTCCAGGTACTGGTTAATAAATATGTTAAATCAAACCAGGATAAACTTTATGGTGCATCTGTTTCTTTTGGCGGAGAATTTGAATCTACCAGCCGGTCATATACATCTCTTACCTTTGCTTTTTTTATTGCCCTGCTTGGCATATACCTGGTTCTTTCATCACAGTTTAATGATTATTTTCAGCCTTTTATTATTATGTCTGCTGTTCCCTTTGCATTAATAGGGGTTGTTATGGGACTTTTTTTCAGCCAGACAACCTTTACCATTGGAAGCTTTATGGCTATTGTAGGGCTTGCCGGTGTCGCAGTTAATGATTCTTTGCTCCTGCTTGACTTTATGAATGTAAGGCTGAGAAAAGGCAGATCATTAAGAGATGCAGTTATTGAAGCCTGTGCGGCAAGAATGCGGCCTGTAGTCATAACAACAATAACCACCATGCTTGGACTTATGCCAATGGCTGTGGGTATTCCGCAAAAATCAATATCATGGTCGCCCATGGCAACAGCTTTTGTGGCCGGCTTATCCAGTGCAACACTTCTTGCCCTGCTTATTATCCCTGTAGAGTACGAAGCCTTTGAAAAGATAAAAGGTTTTTTAAGGCATAAAAAGAAATAA
- a CDS encoding efflux RND transporter periplasmic adaptor subunit: MKVISLLIMLITAFPCFSFGEKELIVESARKKITLTGYTRSKASAFVSSEVPGKVIKVNYDVGDIVSEKPFLEIDPTFINFQIESTRQALEKIKAAHKKNESRIAYLEKEFKRIDLLHKGDRATEVKRDAALEEFNQAKLERNTLKAEKEILNIAVKELYERKNRHMVYAPKGWIIISKMVEPGEIISPNTPLAKAGDFQTLVIPLSVSGRELDAIRALSQDFDASLEGRPVKAGLNWVNPEFDEKTRKLSIELILIDYNDEKRGGLSFSLPLEIETQGYRVPKSAVINRYENPRVTIKNTGENINIIILGESDEYLIIAENQNLPVGTELVKP, translated from the coding sequence ATGAAGGTTATTTCCCTTTTAATAATGCTTATAACTGCTTTTCCCTGTTTTTCATTTGGGGAAAAGGAATTGATAGTTGAATCTGCAAGAAAAAAGATTACTCTTACAGGCTATACCCGAAGCAAAGCAAGTGCGTTTGTATCCTCTGAAGTACCAGGAAAGGTAATTAAGGTAAATTATGATGTAGGAGATATTGTCAGTGAAAAACCCTTTCTTGAAATAGACCCGACCTTTATTAATTTTCAGATTGAAAGTACACGTCAAGCCCTTGAAAAGATAAAAGCAGCACATAAAAAAAACGAGTCAAGAATTGCATATCTTGAAAAAGAATTTAAAAGGATTGATCTTCTTCATAAAGGAGACAGAGCAACAGAAGTCAAACGGGATGCTGCCCTGGAGGAATTTAATCAGGCCAAACTGGAACGAAATACCCTTAAAGCTGAAAAAGAGATTTTAAATATTGCTGTTAAAGAGCTTTATGAACGTAAAAACCGGCACATGGTTTATGCACCCAAAGGCTGGATTATTATCAGCAAAATGGTAGAACCTGGAGAAATTATTTCACCAAACACCCCCCTGGCAAAAGCTGGTGATTTCCAAACCCTGGTTATACCCCTGTCAGTATCAGGCCGGGAACTTGATGCCATAAGGGCGCTTTCTCAAGATTTTGATGCCAGTTTAGAAGGCAGACCTGTAAAAGCCGGGTTAAACTGGGTTAATCCTGAATTTGATGAAAAAACAAGAAAATTAAGCATTGAACTTATACTTATAGATTATAATGATGAAAAACGAGGGGGTTTAAGCTTTTCCCTGCCCCTTGAAATTGAAACTCAAGGTTACCGGGTTCCCAAATCTGCGGTTATAAACAGATATGAAAACCCTCGCGTAACAATTAAAAACACCGGAGAAAATATTAATATTATAATATTAGGAGAGTCTGACGAATACCTGATAATTGCAGAAAATCAAAATCTTCCTGTTGGAACGGAGCTGGTTAAACCATGA